Genomic window (Paraglaciecola psychrophila 170):
TTATTACGGCGGTTGGGGCTATTATACCCATGCTCAGGGTATCGATGCGTTTATGCCTGAATCTTTGGTGGATTCAGTTAGGGCTGCTGGTACGGACCCTGCTGTTCGAATTCACAATCTTTGTGGTAATCAAGCGGATATCGCGTTGATCCATAATGAACATACCGGCCCTTCAGATGGTGTTGTATTTATAACCAGTTGTAGTGATACCACAGGCATCAATAACAACGGTGGTACTTCCGTGATTGCCTCTAATCATTTGGAACTGGGCTGGCAACTGGCCGGCGTTAATCAGATTAGGAGCTGGCTTAATGCCAACTGATTATTAATGGGAATTAGTCTAAGGTGCGAGAGCTGAAACATCACTCTGTACTTTAGTTGGATTGATTTGCAGGATACTTTATGCTCTATTGCCTTGACTCTTTTACTCTCGGACAAAGCAAATCGGTGCCTGAATCATCCTTTCTGTCACAGCAGCATCCTCAGTCAATCCATGATCATGGCCTGACGATGCTGACGTCAATTTTGGCCGCTGCTGGTTTGTCATTGCCAGTTGTCTTGGCCGATTTAGGTTTGCAAGACAACGGCAGTCTTAGCATTGTGGATTTTCTAAGAATACTAGAATCCTTCTCCATTGAGCTGCGTGATGAGTCATTGCATATGTCTAAGCGCCCTCTATTGCCGGGCACTAATGATCATGTATTGGCCAATTTAAGTCGTTGCGAAACCTTGCTGGACGCTCTGCAACAACTGGCGAGCTCTTATAATTTTATTCATGGCGGCGCCTATAACAGGGTGGAAGTAAAGGATCGTGAAGTAGTCTATGTCATAGATGACCATGATTTCCCTTACTTGGATGACAGCAGCAGCGAACATATTCGTTTCAATCTAGAATGTGTATTATTGTATGTGCATGGTGTGATCTGTAGTCTTTCCCATCCTCAGCAAGCGGACTTAATTAAGGTGCAGAGTAGGATCCCGAGTAAGCAGCAATCCCTGTTGCTGGCAGCATTTCCTAATCTGCCCATCCGCCACACTGCCTCATGTTACGCGCTGCATTATCCCGTCGAGTTGGCTAAAATAAAACTGTGCAGCGAGCAAAATATCCCTCTCACTTCAGCCCAAGTCTATAGTGGGTTACAGCAATATTTGTTAGTTGAACCTGATAGTCATGAAAACTTGCTGACCAAAGTGAGATCAGCATTAAAAGCCGGTTTACACAGCCAGGAAGCGGTGGCAGATTGTCTGGGGTGCAGTGTTGCGACACTGCGTCGCAAATTGGCTGACTGCAACAGCAGTTTTAGAAAAGCTCGCGAAAAATTCTTGAACCAGGAAGCGAAAATACTACTGTCGCAACAAATGAACCTGGATGATATTGCCCATAAACTGGGTTTTTCCGATTCTAGGAGCTTTAATCGGGCTTTCAAGGCTTGGAATGGCATGACGCCCAGAGATTTCGTTGACAACCAATAACGAATCTAAAGTGGTAGGAATTTTACACCGCCTGATATCAACTTAAACAACTATATACGCTTTTAAAAATGTGTTCTTTGTAGCAATGTTAGCTATTTTGATTGGTAACACCAGAATATTTTTATTTTCCTCTGTGTCCACTCGCTCTGTGGTTAAAAGCTTTTATCTTTGCTTTATGCCTGCAACCAAAACAGGTTTTTATGTTTTAGCTGATTTGATGTATTCTATGCTTATAATAATTCACACCTTTGTTGTTGATGAACTCAGAGCCCCAAACCAATCAAAATGTTCGTTATGGTGAAATAGTTGAAAGTGATTTTAGGCCTCCTTGGTGGGCTAAAAATAGACACATGCAAACTATTTTCCCGCGTTTTATACAAAAACGCGCCAAGCTTGATTATCGTAAGGAAAAGTTAGTTTTACCTGATGGTGATTTCGTCAATTTAATTTGGGCCGGTAATGTACAAAAATCATCAGGCTTAATTGCTATGTTCCATGGTTTGGAGGGTTCAATTCGCTCGCATTATAGCAACGACATGGCGGCGAACTTTGTTAAGCAGGGCTACGCAGTGGTGTTAATGCATTTTCGTGGTTGTGGCGGTGAACAAAACGCCACACCAAGAGCCTATCACTCAGGCGAAACAGAAGATGCTTGGTATGTTTTGAATTGGCTTGAGCAGAAATTTCCTGAAACAAGCAAAGCGGCAATGGGTTTCTCTCTTGGTGCTAATATGCTGCTCAAACTCTTGAGTGAACAACCTAAGCAGAAGATTGTAAAAGCGGCAATGGCTGTGTCTACACCGTTCAACTTGGCTCTGTGTGCGAATAGTATTAACCAAGGATTCTCTAAGGTTTACCAAGCTTATTTGTTAAAAAGCATGGTAAACAATCTGTTGATTAAAATGCGAAATATGGATTATGGCAAGTTACTCAAAGTAACAGAGTCACAGATTAAGCAGTTTAAAAGCTTTCGAGATTTTGATGAGCATATCACCGCGCCACTGCACGGTTTTGTAGATGCTGATGATTATTATAATAAATGCAGTTCACAAAATTTTCTTAAAGGCATCACCACACCTACGCTAATCGTTCATGCCAAAGACGATCCTTTCATGCACGAGAGCATCGTGCCCGATATCGATGCTATATCGCCAAATGTATGCCTTGAAGTGAGCGAGAACGGTGGCCATGTTGGGTTTCTTCAGGGTACACCATGGCGCCCTAAAATCTGGATGCAGCAAAGGGCCAATACTTTTTTTCAGCCTTTTATTGCTGGCAAGGCAACTCATTTATTTACAGGTAATCCCCAATGATCATCCCAATTACAGACTTAACCGAAGACGTTTTATTGAATATTATTGAAGGTTTTGTCTTACGTGAAGGCACCGAATATGGTGAAGCTGACGTGTCACTGTCAGAAAAAGTGCAGCAAGTGCTGGCGCAGTTAAGGTTAGGTGATGTGCTGTTGGTTTATTCTGAATTACACGAAACAGTAAACATCATCCCCAAGCAACAGCTCGGGGAATTTGAATTGTCAGAGAATGTGCAACAATAGAGTGTTTGCAGGCTTAGTGGGCCAAAAAAACCAAGTTAAAGTTAACTGGTACGGTTAGACCAATACCACTTAACCCTGCTAACGTTTGCAATATTTCAATTCCAGATGTCAAACCAAAATCTGTAGCCGATATTAAGATTGGCTGAGTACTGGTAGCGACTATGCCATCATCGGCTTTGCGTGTAACTTGCACTGTCGCGCTAATCGTTTTGCTAATACCCATAATACTTAACTCTGCTGGAAGTGTCACTAATACTGAATTACCCTTTGCAAGAGTTAAAACGCTATCAGGTAGTTGCGCCGTTAATTTAGCTGTGGGAAATTTGTCTACTAAAAAAAGTTTCTCGCGCATCCGTGTATCGCGGATTTCGATACCTGAGTCGATGCTACCTAGTTCAATTTCAACTTGTAATTTTCCTTCAGGACCAAACTCGGCGTTAAGTGTCCTGAATTGTTGAACCTCACTGATATGCTGATTTTTAGTTGATACAAAACTCAAGCTTGATTCGTCCTTAACTAACATCCAATGGGCGTTTGCTGCTGAACAGAATAAAAATAAACTGATAAAAATAGTGCTTAGTAATAAAGATTTCATAGTTAACTCAATTAGTAGAAATGATACTTCTATACGGGTTGATTGTCGTTCCCAAATTCACATTTAACGATGTTCTGCCAATCGACATTCTGGTCGCCCATAATAAAAAAATCAGGGTTTATAACACTGGTACGCGAGTTGTAACTTAAAGGGGCAAAATCATGTGCCAATATTTTGCCTCCCGCTTCGACCACTATACATTGAGATGCACCTGTATCCCATTCTCCCGTTACGCCAAATCGTAAAAAAACATCTGCTTTACCCTCAGCAATAAAACAGGCTTTAAGAGAACAACTGCCCGCAGGTAAGGTTTGATAAATACGGTCTTCACTGAGACTAGAGATGACTTTCTCGCGAGGTTGTCTGCGACTAATAGCAATAATCAGAGGATCTTCGTTAGGTGCCTCTAAACTGCGGACATAAATTTGTTTATTCTCTACAGGGCATTCTTTAAATGCGCCATGACCTTTCAGCGCAGAATACAAGGTTTCGCCAGTGGGCCAGTAAATGACGCCCATAATAGGTACGTTGTTTTCTATCAGTGCAATATTAACTGCAAAATCACCACTGCGAGCGATAAATTCTTGAGTTCCATCAATGGGGTCAATAAGCCAATAACGGGTCCAAGTTTTGCGTAATTCTAGTGAGCTAATTTCTGTCTCTTCAGACATGATAGGAATGTCTGGCGTTTCCTTTCTCAACATATCCATAATGACTTCGTTGGCTCTGTAGTCAGCGGTAGTGACAGGCGAGTCGTCATCTTTTTGAAAACTAGTAAAATCACCACT
Coding sequences:
- a CDS encoding helix-turn-helix domain-containing protein, translated to MLYCLDSFTLGQSKSVPESSFLSQQHPQSIHDHGLTMLTSILAAAGLSLPVVLADLGLQDNGSLSIVDFLRILESFSIELRDESLHMSKRPLLPGTNDHVLANLSRCETLLDALQQLASSYNFIHGGAYNRVEVKDREVVYVIDDHDFPYLDDSSSEHIRFNLECVLLYVHGVICSLSHPQQADLIKVQSRIPSKQQSLLLAAFPNLPIRHTASCYALHYPVELAKIKLCSEQNIPLTSAQVYSGLQQYLLVEPDSHENLLTKVRSALKAGLHSQEAVADCLGCSVATLRRKLADCNSSFRKAREKFLNQEAKILLSQQMNLDDIAHKLGFSDSRSFNRAFKAWNGMTPRDFVDNQ
- a CDS encoding YheU family protein; protein product: MIIPITDLTEDVLLNIIEGFVLREGTEYGEADVSLSEKVQQVLAQLRLGDVLLVYSELHETVNIIPKQQLGEFELSENVQQ
- a CDS encoding hydrolase, whose translation is MNSEPQTNQNVRYGEIVESDFRPPWWAKNRHMQTIFPRFIQKRAKLDYRKEKLVLPDGDFVNLIWAGNVQKSSGLIAMFHGLEGSIRSHYSNDMAANFVKQGYAVVLMHFRGCGGEQNATPRAYHSGETEDAWYVLNWLEQKFPETSKAAMGFSLGANMLLKLLSEQPKQKIVKAAMAVSTPFNLALCANSINQGFSKVYQAYLLKSMVNNLLIKMRNMDYGKLLKVTESQIKQFKSFRDFDEHITAPLHGFVDADDYYNKCSSQNFLKGITTPTLIVHAKDDPFMHESIVPDIDAISPNVCLEVSENGGHVGFLQGTPWRPKIWMQQRANTFFQPFIAGKATHLFTGNPQ
- a CDS encoding YceI family protein, with product MKSLLLSTIFISLFLFCSAANAHWMLVKDESSLSFVSTKNQHISEVQQFRTLNAEFGPEGKLQVEIELGSIDSGIEIRDTRMREKLFLVDKFPTAKLTAQLPDSVLTLAKGNSVLVTLPAELSIMGISKTISATVQVTRKADDGIVATSTQPILISATDFGLTSGIEILQTLAGLSGIGLTVPVNFNLVFLAH
- the cysQ gene encoding 3'(2'),5'-bisphosphate nucleotidase CysQ — translated: MPTENAQQLFDIAKKTAVKAGKVVLEIYDSGDFTSFQKDDDSPVTTADYRANEVIMDMLRKETPDIPIMSEETEISSLELRKTWTRYWLIDPIDGTQEFIARSGDFAVNIALIENNVPIMGVIYWPTGETLYSALKGHGAFKECPVENKQIYVRSLEAPNEDPLIIAISRRQPREKVISSLSEDRIYQTLPAGSCSLKACFIAEGKADVFLRFGVTGEWDTGASQCIVVEAGGKILAHDFAPLSYNSRTSVINPDFFIMGDQNVDWQNIVKCEFGNDNQPV